A window of Ipomoea triloba cultivar NCNSP0323 chromosome 2, ASM357664v1 contains these coding sequences:
- the LOC116010918 gene encoding uncharacterized protein LOC116010918: MDKSLMNTSQISKEYKDGVRKFIDFAKNNLPNSNERFMCYCKKCCNQKRLCEDGIFDYLICNGVNPYYTKWIWHGESDLTTTSNMYVDSEANEDDESEDRLDKMLRHVGEEFTDRSNELDELLNDSKLPLWSGYSKYTRLYAILKLFNLKARNGWSAKSFTTLLEILKDMLVDRNELPKSTYDAKKILCSIGMRYKMIHACPNSCILFRNDYKDLHACPICGTSRYKTRENVAGKVNLKGPPAKVLWYLPILPGFKRMFANPSNAKNLT; this comes from the coding sequence ATGGATAAAAGTTTGATGAATACTTCACAAATTAGTAAAGAATACAAAGATGGTGTTAGAAAATTTATAGACTTTGCAAAGAATAACCTTCCGAATAGTAATGAGAGGTTCATGTGTTATTGTAAGAAATGTTGTAATCAGAAAAGGTTATGTGAGGACGGCATATTTGATTATCTAATCTGTAATGGGGTTAATCCatattatacaaaatggatatggcaCGGTGAAAGTGATTTGACTACAACATCTAACATGTATGTTGACAGCGAAGCAAATGAGGATGATGAGTCTGAAGATCGATTGGATAAAATGTTGCGCCATGTTGGAGAGGAGTTCACCGATCGGTCAAATGAGTTGGATGAATTATTGAATGATTCAAAACTACCTTTGTGGTCGGGTTATAGTAAATATACCCGATTATAtgctatattaaaattattcaacttGAAAGCTCGGAATGGGTGGAGTGCCAAGAGCTTTACTACGTTACTTGAAATATTAAAGGATATGCTTGTAGATAGAAATGAACTTCCAAAGAGTACATATGATGCAAAAAAGATTTTGTGTTCAATAGGTATGAGATATAAAATGATACATGCTTGCCCTAATAGTTGCATTTTGTTTAGGAATGATTACAAAGACTTGCATGCATGTCCAATATGTGGAACATCTCGTTACAAAACAAGGGAGAATGTTGCTGGCAAAGTAAATTTGAAAGGTCCACCAGCTAAAGTTCTGTGGTATCTCCCGATTCTCCCAGGATTTAAGCGTATGTTTGCAAATCCAAGCAATGCGAAGAACTTAACATGA